A window of the Lolium perenne isolate Kyuss_39 chromosome 7, Kyuss_2.0, whole genome shotgun sequence genome harbors these coding sequences:
- the LOC127312472 gene encoding disease resistance protein RPM1, with protein MADALLLVLRKVALSLGEGALEKLSTGVVEEASSVTDFEHGMKQIESEFTILQAFIGQVSALNVGDKTFEAWLDQVTNVAHQVEDIIDEYSFLTLQGEVINNFFKRKFHQAKSFADWQSLSSQIDQVETRIQRLSAMKDRYGISIGVPGRNSTLQYTRQLSLSDSAYLSDDTEIVGNANEIGRLTQWLLSEGQHRSIMSILGMGGLGKTTIASSIYKNKRISRMFDCFAWVTLSQNCQVENLLRQIMKQLIDQRDYMAGGIETMSQVILIEELQSYLRDKKYLIVLDDVWDKNDWLFLNCAFVRNSRGSRVLVTTRKKDVASLADNGFVVELEFLLYNEAWNLFCQKAFRRLEDKVCPVNLRPWAEKIVKKCQGLPLAIVAIGSLLSYRELEEQEWSSFHNQLSWQLSNNPELSWLMSALNLSLNDLPSYLKNCFLYCSLFPEDYMIQRIWISRIWISEGLVEERGAGTTMEEVAECYLKELTQRSLLEVAERNVYGRARSFQMHDLVRDACLIVAKREKFAAVYDNSGIIQVTSEARRLCIQKDAQSLKVAAASRIRSFILFDRQVASSWINDISSNFRLIRVLCLRFANIHQVPGVVSELLNLHYLDLAHTKVKHIPASFGKLRNLQVLDLRFCYVDQLPWEITLLSKLRHLYVYMLHDVQERIFDCFSATNIPGNICRLKNLQSLQSVAANKNLLTQLGSLTMMRSLSVIKMHQDYIAELWDSLGKMPSLSKLVIFASSKDDVLNLVMLNPLPNLNFFWVRGRLYEKVLPQMFASFGKLTTLKIDCCCLKKDPISSFAHMLVLVDLNLYKTYDGEHLTFRSGWFPKLSSLELVDMEHLNWIEIEEGAMKVLHTLEMVGLRSLKAVPQGIKHIKTLQKMLLTDMSKEFMDRLQGDDSDIVEHISNVQSFYSNFQSVNKLVPLPNLAKKYGFCGTEWWEL; from the exons ATGGCTGACGCCCTACTTCTTGTTCTCAGAaaagttgctctctcccttggAGAAGGGGCATTAGAGAAGCTGAGCACAGGGGTGGTGGAGGAAGCATCATCTGTCACAGATTTCGAGCATGGCATGAAACAAATCGAAAGCGAGTTCACGATTCTGCAGGCATTTATTGGCCAGGTTAGCGCACTGAATGTTGGTGACAAGACATTTGAAGCCTGGCTGGACCAAGTTACAAATGTTGCCCATCAGGTAGAAGACATCATTGACGAGTATAGTTTCCTAACTTTGCAAGGTGAAGTTATAAACAACTTTTTCAAGCGGAAATTCCATCAGGCGAAGAGCTTTGCAGATTGGCAGAGCCTGTCAAGCCAGATTGATCAAGTAGAAACTCGAATTCAGCGGCTATCCGCAATGAAAGATCGTTATGGCATTTCCATAGGAGTACCAGGCAGGAATAGCACGTTGCAATATACCAGGCAGCTCTCTCTATCAGATTCTGCTTATTTGTCTGATGATACTGAAATAGTGGGCAATGCCAACGAAATTGGGAGGTTGACACAATGGTTACTCTCAGAGGGACAACATCGATCGATCATGTCAATACTTGGTATGGGAGGTTTAGGCAAAACAACCATAGCAAGCAGTATCTACAAAAATAAACGAATCAGTAGAATGtttgattgctttgcatgggttaCTCTATCTCAGAATTGCCAAGTTGAAAACCTACTGAGGCAAATCATGAAGCAGCTGATAGACCAAAGAGATTACATGGCTGGTGGTATCGAGACTATGAGTCAGGTGATACTAATTGAGGAACTTCAGAGTTACCTACGGGACAAGAAGTATCTGATTGTGCTGGATGATGTATGGGATAAAAATGACTGGCTATTCTTGAACTGTGCATTTGTAAGAAACAGTCGTGGAAGTAGAGTGCTAGTGACAACTCGCAAAAAGGATGTTGCTTCTTTAGCAGACAATGGATTTGTTGTGGAGCTTGAATTCCTTCTTTATAATGAAGCATGGAATCTATTCTGTCAAAAGGCATTCCGTAGATTAGAAGACAAAGTATGCCCGGTGAATTTGAGGCCATGGGCAGAGAAAATTGTGAAAAAATGCCAAGGACTGCCATTGGCTATCGTTGCAATTGGGAGCCTGTTATCGTACCGAGAGTTAGAGGAGCAAGAGTGGAGCTCTTTCCACAACCAACTTAGCTGGCAATTATCTAATAATCCAGAGCTCAGTTGGCTGATGAGTGCTCTAAATCTTAGCTTGAATGATCTCCCAAGCTATTTAAAGAATTGCTTCCTATACTGCAGCCTTTTTCCTGAAGACTACATGATTCAAAGAATATGGATCTCCAGGATTTGGATATCGGAAGGCCTTGTTGAAGAAAGAGGAGCTGGGACAACAATGGAGGAAGTTGCTGAGTGTTACCTGAAGGAGCTTACTCAGCGTTCTCTTCTTGAAGTTGCGGAAAGAAATGTATATGGAAGGGCTAGATCATTCCAAATGCATGACCTTGTGCGTGATGCATGTTTGATTGTTGCAAAAAGAGAGAAGTTTGCAGCTGTATACGACAATTCTGGTATAATCCAAGTTACATCTGAAGCCCGACGCTTATGCATCCAGAAGGATGCTCAGTCTCTGAAGGTTGCTGCAGCATCGCGGATCCGGTCTTTCATTTTGTTTGACAGACAAGTAGCATCCTCTTGGATAAATGACATTTCGTCAAATTTCCGACTGATCCGGGTCCTGTGTCTAAGGTTTGCCAACATTCATCAAGTGCCGGGTGTTGTCTCAGAGTTACTTAATTTGCACTATTTGGATTTAGCTCACACAAAGGTTAAACATATACCAGCATCGTTCGGGAAACTTAGGAACCTACAAGTTTTAGACCTCAGGTTCTGCTACGTGGATCAGCTTCCATGGGAAATAACACTACTTTCTAAACTGAGGCATCTGTATGTATACATGCTCCATGATGTTCAAGAAAGGATATTTGACTGCTTTTCTGCTACAAATATCCCTGGCAACATTTGTCGTCTAAAGAATCTGCAAAGCTTACAGTCTGTTGCAGCCAATAAAAACCTGCTTACACAGCTCGGGAGCTTGACAATGATGAGAAGTTTGTCCGTAATAAAAATGCATCAAGATTATATTGCGGAATTATGGGACTCCTTGGGAAAGATGCCTAGCCTCAGTAAGTTGGTTATTTTTGCTAGCAGCAAGGATGATGTTCTTAACCTTGTAATGCTAAATCCCTTGCCAAATCTGAACTTTTTCTGGGTGAGAGGAAGGTTGTATGAGAAAGTGCTCCCACAGATGTTTGCAAGTTTCGGCAAGCTCACTACGTTGAAAATTGACTGTTGTTGTCTGAAGAAAGATCCTATTAGCTCTTTTGCACATATGCTTGTTCTAGTTGATCTGAATCTTTACAAGACATATGATGGGGAACATTTAACATTTCGCTCAGGATGGTTTCCCAAGCTCAGTTCTCTTGAATTAGTTGACATGGAACATCTGAACTGGATTGAGATAGAGGAAGGCGCAATGAAGGTGCTACATACTTTGGAAATGGTTGGTCTAAGGAGTCTTAAGGCAGTGCCTCAAGGCATCAAGCACATTAAGACACTGCAGAAGATGCTTCTAACAGATATGTCAAAGGAGTTCATGGATAGGCTACAAGGAGATGACAGCGACATAGTTGAGCATATATCTAACGTCCAGAGTTTTTACTCGAATTTTCAATCAG TAAACAAGTTGGTTCCTCTGCCAAATCTTGCAAAGAAGTATGGCTTTTGTGGCACAGAGTGGTGGGAGCTTTAG